Proteins encoded in a region of the Neoarius graeffei isolate fNeoGra1 chromosome 3, fNeoGra1.pri, whole genome shotgun sequence genome:
- the sorbs2a gene encoding proteoglycan 4 isoform X2 translates to MNDGSESHLSDSDGWRSHSVTDGLRNGDASNSTLTAKGYRSVRPSLHDKSSPVPHDISPLRGTTNFGSGSSYSRTSQDSPDFLSGPNASSRSISALSHYSSSTAVLEELQICAVDSHETTPTPSPTLSHASVSPDDVPAPTASAMAADTNGQMALNGSVHSQRPFSPPAQRPPPPIFSPGLEQFQQTRHSGSESVQRESVSVGETSFSSVTPVARFSEEEKKVSVIKAPHYKGIGPVDDSGLPLAIRTTVDRPKDWYKTMFKQIHMVHKADDDYADTYGATYTVGNNENFDPVHAHPPPRTHTYRPLSRNSNEPSRALPPRELSPVPPPPPPMPSLLQLRSQDLDREKEHPHDPNEWSPPDRKVDTRRYRAEPRSIFEYEPGKSSILEQERPPPKKRLDYTPDCSAHSRAQTSLCLSSSEQPESDSSDYRKRRKSEPFVTQQSTGNEQNARPASRLEPYKSNSLKKPAVRSSPSSPAKAKDQGSDVGHLTPPIRRPTPDREVSSKQRTYLILSSLLHQRQSARAIYDFKAQTSKELSFKKGDAINIVRQIDSNWYEGEHKGRIGIFPISYVEKVVSPERKQPVRPPPPAQLREMGEAVARYNFNADTNVELSLRKGERVILLRKVDKNWYEGRIPGSNKQGIFPVSYVDVIKGSPSKSPGHRVDTYRAQKPHPASLGSAPYPHLQEVTSEWLSLTLGITAFSPSPCSTPVPPTPPPPSIIHYPSTHPVATPSPLSQASATLQPLSMISNSPPPPPLMSPPLLSNPTSLVTDHSHLFNSRNHFPAAHTTPLPKKPISDQNQELYVVDTEVTGHKTLIAEQQQNRDLEILKTHPNPYDKLLTMFLSNQLLQEVESLEPCTPLADKSSKSCVLASANRLPLTKPCQESMSLTSQSENPPDDEGFYGKPSSVLNNRFPEPPKPTTDSFEARLPQLYIQEEGDEPIRSSVFYPINDAPTHEADPCPLVRYLLSKPDHSPSLAPSPPPPLPHESSPISSTRSSSLHLSPPSSPIPLSFGQIAPFSPPTFSSSPAPSPTSEEKPSSSCCSPPPFFLTSLPTSLHSPFSSSYIPPPLRPSSSFSSSRPARSLSPPIPSSHPPFYPSRQPLLPTIPASPPSSPVPPSVQTTPRTIPLSSLAPPTEQTIPPTIPLSSPAPPTEQTTSPTIPLSSPAPPTEQTTPPTIPLSSPAPPTEQTTPPTIPLSSPAPPTEQTTPPTIPLSSPAPPTEQTTPPTIPLSSPVPPTEQTTPPTIPLSSPAPPTEQTTPPTIPLSSPAPPTEQTTPPTIPFSSPAPPTEQTTSPTSPLFYPAPPTEQTTSLTIPLSPPSSPPSSSSSSPPLSPPLVLSSPQSYVVPFSHTPPCFRPLYTPPLSPRSQLRSPHIKRMMQDSLHGAGEPFQAVYNYMPRNEDELELREGDVIDVVEKCDDGWFVGTSRRSRQFGTFPGNYVKTL, encoded by the exons CATGACATATCCCCACTAAGAGGTACCACCAACTTTGGTTCTGGATCATCCTACAGTCGTACAAGTCAGGACTCGCCTGACTTCCTGTCCGGGCCGAATGCTTCTTCACGATCTATTTCAGCCCTGAGCCACTATTCATCATCAACAGCCGTCCTTGAAGAACTGCAGATCTGTGCTGTGGACTCACACGAGACCACGCCTACTCCCTCCCCCACACTCAGCCATGCCTCTGTTTCCCCTGATGATGTCCCTGCACCCACTGCCTCAGCAATGGCTGCTGACACTAAC GGTCAAATGGCGCTAAATGGAAGTGTGCACTCACAGAGGCCATTCTCTCCTCCAGCACAACGTCCTCCTCCACCCATCTTTAGTCCTGGTCTTGAGCAATTCCAGCAAACAAGACACTCGG GTTCTGAGTCAGTACAGAGGGAGTCGGTGTCAGTTGGTGAGACGTCATTCAGCAGTGTGACTCCTGTGGCTCGTTTCTCAGAGGAGGAAAAGAAAGTTTCagtgatcaaggcacctcattaCAAGGGCATTGGGCCTGTGGATGATTCGGGCCTCCCTCTCGCTATCCGCACG acTGTAGACAGGCCTAAGGACTGGTACAAGACCATGTTTAAGCAAATCCATATGGTGCATAAAGCAG ATGATGACTATGCAGACACATACGGTGCTACCTACACTGTTGGGAATAACG AGAACTTTGACCCTGTCCACGCCCACCCACCACCTCGGACACACACGTACCGGCCTCTGTCCCGAAACTCCAATGAGCCCAGCAGAGCTCTGCCCCCTCGAGAGTTGAGCCCTGTCCCGCCCCCGCCCCCGCCCATGCCCTCGCTCCTGCAGCTCCGCTCACAAGACCTCGACCGTGAGAAAGAGCATCCGCATGATCC AAACGAATGGAGTCCCCCGGATCGTAAAGTAGACACACGGCGGTATCGCGCTGAGCCACGTAGCATCTTCGAGTACGAACCGGGCAAATCCTCCATCCTGGAGCAAGAGAGACCG CCTCCTAAAAAGAGGCTGGATTACACGCCTGACTGCTCCGCCCACTCCCGTGCCCAG acgtctctctgtctctcgtccTCCGAGCAGCCTGAGAGCGACTCCAG TGACTATAGGAAGAGACGAAAGTCGGAGCCGTTTGTCACTCAGCAAAGCACAGGAAATGAGCAGAATGCTCGTCCAGCCTCGAGACTCGAGCCCTATAAATCCAACAGTCTGAAGAAACCTGCTGTACGTTCCTCGCCTTCCTCTCCAGCAAAAGCAAAAG ATCAGGGCTCTGACGTTGGTCACCTCACACCTCCGATCAGAAGACCTACTCCAGATCGAGAG GTGTCCTCTAAGCAGAGGACATATCTCATATTGTCttctcttctccatcagagacagTCTGCCAGGGCTATTTACGACTTTAAAGCTCAGACCAGCAA agaACTCTCCTTTAAGAAGGGTGATGCAATCAACATTGTCAGACAGATCGACAGCAACTGGTATGAGGGAGAACACAAAGGACGCATCGGGATATTCCCGATTTCTTAcgtcgag AAGGTTGTGTCTCCAGAAAGGAAGCAGCCGGTGCGTCCTCCTCCCCCAGCCCAGCTCCGGGAGATGGGAGAGGCCGTGGCTCGCTACAACTTCAACGCCGATACCAACGTGGAGCTTTCGCTCAGGAAG ggagagagagtgatCTTGCTGAGGAAAGTTGATAAGAACTGGTATGAAGGAAGGATCCCTGGTTCCAATAAGCAGGGGATTTTCCCTGTGTCATATGTTGATGTCATCAAGGGATCCCCTTCTAAAAGTCCTGGCCACCGTGTAGACACATACAGGGCGCAGAAG CCCCATCCTGCTTCCCTTGGCTCCGCCCCTTACCCCCACCTTCAAGAGGTCACCAGTGAATGGCTGTCCCTCACTCTGGGCATCACAGCCTTTTCCCCTTCTCCCTGCAGCACTCCAGTCCCGCCCACTCCACCACCTCCTAGCATCATCCACTATCCCAGTACCCACCCAGTAGCCACTCCTTCACCACTCAGTCAAGCATCAGCCACACTCCAGCCCTTGTCCATGATCTCAAATTCACCTCCACCCCCTCCTCTTATGTCCCCACCTCTTCTATCCAACCCCACCTCTCTTGTGACAGACCACTCCCACTTATTTAACAGCAGGAACCATTTTCCAGCCGCACACACAACACCGTTACCCAAGAAGCCGATTTCAGATCAGAATCAAGAGCTGTACGTTGTAGATACAGAGGTGACCGGACATAAAACACTGATCGCGGAACAGCAACAAAACCGAGACCTAGAGATACTCAAAACCCATCCAAATCCCTACGACAAACTTCTGACAATGTTTCTCAGTAATCAGTTATTGCAGGAAGTGGAATCCCTGGAGCCTTGTACACCATTAGCTGACAAATCATCTAAAAGCTGTGTGCTAGCATCAGCTAATAGGTTACCGCTAACGAAACCATGTCAAGAGTCTATGAGTCTGACCAGCCAATCAGAAAATCCACCTGATGATGAGGGGTTTTACGGGAAACCATCAAGCGTACTGAATAACAGATTCCCAGAACCTCCCAAACCAACAACAGACAGCTTTGAGGCGAGGCTTCCTCAGCTGTACATACAGGAAGAGGGTGATGAGCCTATTAGATCTTCTGTTTTCTATCCTATAAACGATGCTCCGACACATGAG GCCGATCCCTGTCCTCTTGTCAGGTATCTTCTCTCAAAGCCTGATCATTCCCCATCACtggctccttctcctcctcctcctcttcctcatgaGTCCTCCCCTATTTCCTCCACACGCAGTTCTTCCCTCCATCTTTCTCCTCCCTCTTCTCCTATCCCCTTGTCCTTTGGCCAAATTGCCCCATTCTCCCCTCCAACCTTCTCCTCGTCTCCTGCCCCTTCACCTACATCTGAAGAGAAGCCCTCCTCATCCTGTTGCTCCCCTCCTCCCTTTTTTCTTACCTCTCTTCCTACTTCTCTTCATTCTCCTTTTTCTTCATCTTATATACCCCCTCCTCTTCGTCCTTCTTCCTCCTTCTCTTCCTCTCGCCCTGCCCGCTCTCTGTCTCCTCCCATCCCTTCCTCTCATCCTCCGTTTTATCCATCACGGCAACCTCTCCTGCCCACCATCCCTGCCTCTCCACCATCTTCTCCAGTCCCCCCATCAGTGCAAACCACACCTCGCACAATCCCCCTCTCCTCTCTAGCCCCTCCCACAGAACAAACCATACCTCCAACAATTCCTCTCTCCTCTCCAGCCCCTCCCACAGAGCAAACCACATCTCCAACAATTCCCCTCTCCTCTCCAGCCCCTCCCACTGAGCAAACCACACCTCCAACAATTCCTCTCTCCTCTCCAGCCCCTCCCACAGAGCAAACCACACCTCCAACAATTCCCCTCTCCTCTCCAGCCCCTCCCACAGAGCAAACCACACCTCCAACAATTCCCCTCTCCTCTCCAGCCCCTCCCACAGAGCAAACCACACCTCCAACAATTCCCCTCTCCTCTCCAGTCCCTCCCACTGAGCAAACCACACCTCCAACAATTCCCCTCTCCTCTCCAGCCCCTCCCACTGAACAAACCACACCTCCAACAATTCCCCTCTCCTCTCCAGCCCCTCCCACAGAGCAAACCACACCTCCAACAATTCCCTTCTCTTCTCCAGCCCCTCCCACAGAGCAAACCACATCTCCAACAAGCCCCCTCTTCTACCCAGCCCCTCCCACTGAGCAAACCACATCTCTGACAATCCCCCTGTCTCCTCCAAGCTCTCCTCCCTCCAGCAGTTCATCTTCTCCACCCTTGTCTCCTCCTCTTGTCCTCTCCTCCCCTCAATCATATGTTGTCCCTTTCTCCCACACTCCTCCATGTTTTCGTCCTCTCTACACTCCTCCACTGTCCCCTCGGTCACAGCTGCGTTCTCCTCACATCAAG aggatGATGCAGGATTCCCTACATGGAGCTGGAGAGCC GTTCCAGGCCGTGTATAACTACATGCCCCGGAACGAAGATGAGCTGGAGCTGCGAGAGGGCGACGTGATCGACGTGGTGGAGAAGTGTGATGACGGCTGGTTCGTAG GAAC
- the sorbs2a gene encoding mucin-2 isoform X4, translating to MNDGSESHLSDSDGWRSHSVTDGLRNGDASNSTLTAKGYRSVRPSLHDKSSPVPHDISPLRGTTNFGSGSSYSRTSQDSPDFLSGPNASSRSISALSHYSSSTAVLEELQICAVDSHETTPTPSPTLSHASVSPDDVPAPTASAMAADTNGQMALNGSVHSQRPFSPPAQRPPPPIFSPGLEQFQQTRHSEGSESVQRESVSVGETSFSSVTPVARFSEEEKKVSVIKAPHYKGIGPVDDSGLPLAIRTTVDRPKDWYKTMFKQIHMVHKADDDYADTYGATYTVGNNENFDPVHAHPPPRTHTYRPLSRNSNEPSRALPPRELSPVPPPPPPMPSLLQLRSQDLDREKEHPHDPNEWSPPDRKVDTRRYRAEPRSIFEYEPGKSSILEQERPPPKKRLDYTPDCSAHSRAQTSLCLSSSEQPESDSSDYRKRRKSEPFVTQQSTGNEQNARPASRLEPYKSNSLKKPAVRSSPSSPAKAKDQGSDVGHLTPPIRRPTPDREVSSKQRTYLILSSLLHQRQSARAIYDFKAQTSKELSFKKGDAINIVRQIDSNWYEGEHKGRIGIFPISYVEKVVSPERKQPVRPPPPAQLREMGEAVARYNFNADTNVELSLRKGERVILLRKVDKNWYEGRIPGSNKQGIFPVSYVDVIKGSPSKSPGHRVDTYRAQKPHPASLGSAPYPHLQEVTSEWLSLTLGITAFSPSPCSTPVPPTPPPPSIIHYPSTHPVATPSPLSQASATLQPLSMISNSPPPPPLMSPPLLSNPTSLVTDHSHLFNSRNHFPAAHTTPLPKKPISDQNQELYVVDTEVTGHKTLIAEQQQNRDLEILKTHPNPYDKLLTMFLSNQLLQEVESLEPCTPLADKSSKSCVLASANRLPLTKPCQESMSLTSQSENPPDDEGFYGKPSSVLNNRFPEPPKPTTDSFEARLPQLYIQEEGDEPIRSSVFYPINDAPTHEADPCPLVRYLLSKPDHSPSLAPSPPPPLPHESSPISSTRSSSLHLSPPSSPIPLSFGQIAPFSPPTFSSSPAPSPTSEEKPSSSCCSPPPFFLTSLPTSLHSPFSSSYIPPPLRPSSSFSSSRPARSLSPPIPSSHPPFYPSRQPLLPTIPASPPSSPVPPSVQTTPRTIPLSSLAPPTEQTIPPTIPLSSPAPPTEQTTSPTIPLSSPAPPTEQTTPPTIPLSSPAPPTEQTTPPTIPLSSPAPPTEQTTPPTIPLSSPAPPTEQTTPPTIPLSSPVPPTEQTTPPTIPLSSPAPPTEQTTPPTIPLSSPAPPTEQTTPPTIPFSSPAPPTEQTTSPTSPLFYPAPPTEQTTSLTIPLSPPSSPPSSSSSSPPLSPPLVLSSPQSYVVPFSHTPPCFRPLYTPPLSPRSQLRSPHIKTVYNHAAVVDGKPPRSPISTRRRCLSPSISSSRVHRVGRSVP from the exons CATGACATATCCCCACTAAGAGGTACCACCAACTTTGGTTCTGGATCATCCTACAGTCGTACAAGTCAGGACTCGCCTGACTTCCTGTCCGGGCCGAATGCTTCTTCACGATCTATTTCAGCCCTGAGCCACTATTCATCATCAACAGCCGTCCTTGAAGAACTGCAGATCTGTGCTGTGGACTCACACGAGACCACGCCTACTCCCTCCCCCACACTCAGCCATGCCTCTGTTTCCCCTGATGATGTCCCTGCACCCACTGCCTCAGCAATGGCTGCTGACACTAAC GGTCAAATGGCGCTAAATGGAAGTGTGCACTCACAGAGGCCATTCTCTCCTCCAGCACAACGTCCTCCTCCACCCATCTTTAGTCCTGGTCTTGAGCAATTCCAGCAAACAAGACACTCGG aAGGTTCTGAGTCAGTACAGAGGGAGTCGGTGTCAGTTGGTGAGACGTCATTCAGCAGTGTGACTCCTGTGGCTCGTTTCTCAGAGGAGGAAAAGAAAGTTTCagtgatcaaggcacctcattaCAAGGGCATTGGGCCTGTGGATGATTCGGGCCTCCCTCTCGCTATCCGCACG acTGTAGACAGGCCTAAGGACTGGTACAAGACCATGTTTAAGCAAATCCATATGGTGCATAAAGCAG ATGATGACTATGCAGACACATACGGTGCTACCTACACTGTTGGGAATAACG AGAACTTTGACCCTGTCCACGCCCACCCACCACCTCGGACACACACGTACCGGCCTCTGTCCCGAAACTCCAATGAGCCCAGCAGAGCTCTGCCCCCTCGAGAGTTGAGCCCTGTCCCGCCCCCGCCCCCGCCCATGCCCTCGCTCCTGCAGCTCCGCTCACAAGACCTCGACCGTGAGAAAGAGCATCCGCATGATCC AAACGAATGGAGTCCCCCGGATCGTAAAGTAGACACACGGCGGTATCGCGCTGAGCCACGTAGCATCTTCGAGTACGAACCGGGCAAATCCTCCATCCTGGAGCAAGAGAGACCG CCTCCTAAAAAGAGGCTGGATTACACGCCTGACTGCTCCGCCCACTCCCGTGCCCAG acgtctctctgtctctcgtccTCCGAGCAGCCTGAGAGCGACTCCAG TGACTATAGGAAGAGACGAAAGTCGGAGCCGTTTGTCACTCAGCAAAGCACAGGAAATGAGCAGAATGCTCGTCCAGCCTCGAGACTCGAGCCCTATAAATCCAACAGTCTGAAGAAACCTGCTGTACGTTCCTCGCCTTCCTCTCCAGCAAAAGCAAAAG ATCAGGGCTCTGACGTTGGTCACCTCACACCTCCGATCAGAAGACCTACTCCAGATCGAGAG GTGTCCTCTAAGCAGAGGACATATCTCATATTGTCttctcttctccatcagagacagTCTGCCAGGGCTATTTACGACTTTAAAGCTCAGACCAGCAA agaACTCTCCTTTAAGAAGGGTGATGCAATCAACATTGTCAGACAGATCGACAGCAACTGGTATGAGGGAGAACACAAAGGACGCATCGGGATATTCCCGATTTCTTAcgtcgag AAGGTTGTGTCTCCAGAAAGGAAGCAGCCGGTGCGTCCTCCTCCCCCAGCCCAGCTCCGGGAGATGGGAGAGGCCGTGGCTCGCTACAACTTCAACGCCGATACCAACGTGGAGCTTTCGCTCAGGAAG ggagagagagtgatCTTGCTGAGGAAAGTTGATAAGAACTGGTATGAAGGAAGGATCCCTGGTTCCAATAAGCAGGGGATTTTCCCTGTGTCATATGTTGATGTCATCAAGGGATCCCCTTCTAAAAGTCCTGGCCACCGTGTAGACACATACAGGGCGCAGAAG CCCCATCCTGCTTCCCTTGGCTCCGCCCCTTACCCCCACCTTCAAGAGGTCACCAGTGAATGGCTGTCCCTCACTCTGGGCATCACAGCCTTTTCCCCTTCTCCCTGCAGCACTCCAGTCCCGCCCACTCCACCACCTCCTAGCATCATCCACTATCCCAGTACCCACCCAGTAGCCACTCCTTCACCACTCAGTCAAGCATCAGCCACACTCCAGCCCTTGTCCATGATCTCAAATTCACCTCCACCCCCTCCTCTTATGTCCCCACCTCTTCTATCCAACCCCACCTCTCTTGTGACAGACCACTCCCACTTATTTAACAGCAGGAACCATTTTCCAGCCGCACACACAACACCGTTACCCAAGAAGCCGATTTCAGATCAGAATCAAGAGCTGTACGTTGTAGATACAGAGGTGACCGGACATAAAACACTGATCGCGGAACAGCAACAAAACCGAGACCTAGAGATACTCAAAACCCATCCAAATCCCTACGACAAACTTCTGACAATGTTTCTCAGTAATCAGTTATTGCAGGAAGTGGAATCCCTGGAGCCTTGTACACCATTAGCTGACAAATCATCTAAAAGCTGTGTGCTAGCATCAGCTAATAGGTTACCGCTAACGAAACCATGTCAAGAGTCTATGAGTCTGACCAGCCAATCAGAAAATCCACCTGATGATGAGGGGTTTTACGGGAAACCATCAAGCGTACTGAATAACAGATTCCCAGAACCTCCCAAACCAACAACAGACAGCTTTGAGGCGAGGCTTCCTCAGCTGTACATACAGGAAGAGGGTGATGAGCCTATTAGATCTTCTGTTTTCTATCCTATAAACGATGCTCCGACACATGAG GCCGATCCCTGTCCTCTTGTCAGGTATCTTCTCTCAAAGCCTGATCATTCCCCATCACtggctccttctcctcctcctcctcttcctcatgaGTCCTCCCCTATTTCCTCCACACGCAGTTCTTCCCTCCATCTTTCTCCTCCCTCTTCTCCTATCCCCTTGTCCTTTGGCCAAATTGCCCCATTCTCCCCTCCAACCTTCTCCTCGTCTCCTGCCCCTTCACCTACATCTGAAGAGAAGCCCTCCTCATCCTGTTGCTCCCCTCCTCCCTTTTTTCTTACCTCTCTTCCTACTTCTCTTCATTCTCCTTTTTCTTCATCTTATATACCCCCTCCTCTTCGTCCTTCTTCCTCCTTCTCTTCCTCTCGCCCTGCCCGCTCTCTGTCTCCTCCCATCCCTTCCTCTCATCCTCCGTTTTATCCATCACGGCAACCTCTCCTGCCCACCATCCCTGCCTCTCCACCATCTTCTCCAGTCCCCCCATCAGTGCAAACCACACCTCGCACAATCCCCCTCTCCTCTCTAGCCCCTCCCACAGAACAAACCATACCTCCAACAATTCCTCTCTCCTCTCCAGCCCCTCCCACAGAGCAAACCACATCTCCAACAATTCCCCTCTCCTCTCCAGCCCCTCCCACTGAGCAAACCACACCTCCAACAATTCCTCTCTCCTCTCCAGCCCCTCCCACAGAGCAAACCACACCTCCAACAATTCCCCTCTCCTCTCCAGCCCCTCCCACAGAGCAAACCACACCTCCAACAATTCCCCTCTCCTCTCCAGCCCCTCCCACAGAGCAAACCACACCTCCAACAATTCCCCTCTCCTCTCCAGTCCCTCCCACTGAGCAAACCACACCTCCAACAATTCCCCTCTCCTCTCCAGCCCCTCCCACTGAACAAACCACACCTCCAACAATTCCCCTCTCCTCTCCAGCCCCTCCCACAGAGCAAACCACACCTCCAACAATTCCCTTCTCTTCTCCAGCCCCTCCCACAGAGCAAACCACATCTCCAACAAGCCCCCTCTTCTACCCAGCCCCTCCCACTGAGCAAACCACATCTCTGACAATCCCCCTGTCTCCTCCAAGCTCTCCTCCCTCCAGCAGTTCATCTTCTCCACCCTTGTCTCCTCCTCTTGTCCTCTCCTCCCCTCAATCATATGTTGTCCCTTTCTCCCACACTCCTCCATGTTTTCGTCCTCTCTACACTCCTCCACTGTCCCCTCGGTCACAGCTGCGTTCTCCTCACATCAAG ACGGTTTATAATCATGCAGCGGTGGTTGATGGGAAACCGCCACGCAGCCCTATTTCCACCAGGAGGCGCTGTTTATCTCCCTCCATTTCCTCCAGTAGAGTACACAGGGTAGGACGGAGCGTGCCGTGA